The proteins below come from a single Campylobacter concisus genomic window:
- the sodB gene encoding superoxide dismutase [Fe] gives MFELRKLPFDANSNAVVSAKTCEYHYGKHHATYVANLNNLIKDTKFANASFYEILTNSEGGLYNNVAQVYNHDFYWDCIAKKSEMSSELKAAIEANFANFKEEFLKAATTLFGSGWAWLVFDPSSKKLEIVQTSNAKTPVSDGKVPLLVVDVWEHAYYIDNFNARPKYLETFYENINWEFVSKAYEWALKESLGSVEFYTKELHK, from the coding sequence ATGTTTGAACTTAGAAAACTTCCATTTGATGCAAATAGCAATGCAGTAGTTAGCGCAAAAACCTGTGAATACCACTACGGCAAGCATCATGCAACTTACGTAGCAAATTTAAACAATCTTATAAAAGATACAAAATTTGCTAACGCATCTTTTTATGAAATTCTAACAAATAGCGAAGGTGGGCTTTATAACAACGTTGCTCAAGTTTACAACCACGACTTTTACTGGGACTGCATCGCTAAAAAAAGCGAGATGTCAAGCGAGCTAAAAGCTGCGATCGAAGCAAATTTTGCAAATTTCAAAGAGGAATTTTTAAAAGCAGCTACAACGCTTTTTGGCTCAGGCTGGGCGTGGCTTGTATTTGATCCAAGCAGCAAAAAGCTAGAGATCGTACAAACTAGCAATGCAAAAACTCCAGTGAGTGACGGCAAAGTACCACTTCTAGTCGTTGACGTTTGGGAGCATGCTTACTACATCGACAACTTCAACGCTCGTCCAAAATACCTAGAGACATTTTATGAGAACATAAACTGGGAATTTGTAAGCAAAGCTTACGAGTGGGCGCTAAAAGAGAGCCTTGGCTCAGTTGAGTTTTACACAAAAGAGCTTCATAAATAA
- a CDS encoding GGDEF domain-containing protein produces MRRISLYTTQKLIIFSILLTHVCYFFIFLFMKEEILAVMNVFSVATYLFLLRLIYDSPENNKITMVIVQLEILFHALVCMLILGWGYGFGLLFLASSLILFFTSFTYKFFNYIIVAVQIILSIACYIYLDGQPIKDFDSFKDLLFVFNLSMVCIFSVVVSYLLESSNLFIFLSILEEKEMAENILNHDPLTGLLNRTSMQKILSQNDLYKNRDFAIVMCDIDNFKKINDTYGHGAGDAVLRSLSGIFKNTFRDKDRVARFGGEEFLAVVLGVKKDAAVSIVERVRETLSKNIVEFENIKINATMTFGVVAHDGTGEFSLEKMIKQADNLLYAGKRSGKNIVMSADYDPKV; encoded by the coding sequence ATGCGTAGAATTTCACTCTATACGACCCAAAAACTTATCATATTTTCAATATTATTAACTCACGTCTGTTATTTTTTTATTTTTTTATTTATGAAAGAAGAAATTCTAGCAGTTATGAATGTATTTTCAGTAGCAACCTATCTTTTTCTTTTAAGGCTTATCTACGATAGCCCTGAAAATAATAAGATAACAATGGTAATAGTCCAGCTTGAAATTTTATTTCATGCATTAGTTTGTATGCTAATACTTGGATGGGGATACGGTTTTGGATTATTGTTTTTAGCGTCGTCACTAATACTATTTTTTACGTCATTTACCTATAAATTTTTTAACTACATAATAGTTGCGGTGCAAATAATTTTATCTATAGCCTGCTATATATATTTAGATGGCCAGCCTATAAAAGATTTTGACAGCTTTAAAGATCTACTTTTTGTTTTTAACTTAAGTATGGTTTGTATATTTTCGGTTGTTGTTTCGTATCTTTTGGAGAGCTCAAATTTATTTATATTTTTAAGTATCTTAGAGGAAAAAGAGATGGCTGAAAATATATTAAATCACGATCCATTAACAGGGCTTTTAAATCGTACTTCGATGCAGAAAATTTTAAGTCAAAACGATCTTTATAAAAATAGGGACTTTGCTATCGTTATGTGTGATATTGATAACTTTAAAAAGATAAACGATACCTATGGACACGGTGCAGGAGATGCTGTTTTAAGAAGCTTATCAGGCATATTTAAAAACACATTTAGAGATAAAGATAGGGTAGCTAGATTTGGCGGAGAAGAATTTTTAGCAGTCGTCTTGGGCGTAAAAAAAGATGCAGCTGTAAGTATCGTAGAGCGTGTGAGAGAGACTTTGAGTAAAAATATAGTTGAGTTTGAAAACATAAAGATCAACGCAACTATGACTTTTGGAGTAGTTGCTCATGATGGTACGGGAGAATTTAGCTTAGAAAAGATGATAAAACAAGCTGATAATCTACTTTATGCTGGTAAGCGAAGTGGTAAAAATATCGTTATGAGTGCGGATTACGACCCAAAAGTATAA
- a CDS encoding DctP family TRAP transporter solute-binding subunit translates to MKFLQALLFTCAISGLAFGADKVYTIKFAHVVAASTPKGKAADFFAKRAEELSGGKIKVQVFPSAQLLDDDRVFGALKLGNVQMAAPSFSKFTPIVPQFQLFDLPFIFKDADHLHKVQDGAVGEELKGLVTKKGFVALDYWDAGFKHFSSSKKPILVPEDAKGQKFRIQSSKVLEEQIKAIGGNPQVLPFSEVYSALQQGVVDATENPLSNFYNSKFHEVQSSLTLSHHGYLGYLVVMSDKFWNKLPDDLKANVKQALSEATAYEREETAKEDAHVIAELEKYIAETKKLEIFKIDDAQKAEWEKTMQAIYPKFYDVIGKELIEKTIETK, encoded by the coding sequence ATGAAATTCTTACAAGCTTTACTTTTTACATGTGCCATCAGTGGCTTAGCATTTGGTGCGGATAAGGTCTATACGATCAAATTTGCTCACGTTGTCGCAGCTTCTACGCCAAAGGGCAAGGCGGCAGACTTTTTTGCAAAGCGTGCTGAGGAGCTAAGTGGCGGCAAGATAAAAGTTCAAGTCTTCCCATCAGCGCAGCTTCTTGATGACGATAGAGTTTTTGGTGCGCTAAAGCTTGGTAACGTTCAAATGGCAGCTCCAAGTTTTTCTAAATTTACACCTATCGTGCCGCAGTTTCAGCTATTTGACCTGCCTTTCATCTTTAAAGATGCAGACCACCTTCACAAGGTTCAAGATGGCGCAGTTGGCGAGGAGCTAAAAGGTCTTGTGACTAAAAAAGGCTTTGTAGCGCTTGATTACTGGGATGCTGGATTTAAGCACTTTAGCTCAAGCAAAAAACCGATCCTTGTGCCAGAAGATGCAAAAGGACAAAAATTTAGAATCCAAAGCTCAAAAGTGCTTGAAGAGCAGATCAAAGCGATCGGTGGCAATCCACAAGTTCTGCCATTTTCAGAGGTTTATTCTGCGCTTCAGCAAGGCGTAGTTGATGCGACTGAAAACCCACTATCAAATTTCTATAACTCTAAATTTCACGAGGTTCAAAGCTCGCTTACGCTTTCACACCACGGATATCTAGGCTATCTAGTCGTTATGAGTGATAAATTTTGGAACAAACTACCAGATGATCTAAAAGCAAATGTAAAACAAGCTCTAAGCGAGGCTACAGCTTACGAGAGAGAAGAGACAGCTAAAGAGGACGCTCACGTCATAGCCGAGCTTGAAAAATATATAGCAGAGACTAAAAAGCTAGAAATTTTCAAGATCGACGACGCGCAAAAAGCTGAGTGGGAGAAGACTATGCAGGCTATCTATCCTAAATTTTACGATGTCATCGGCAAAGAGCTTATAGAAAAAACAATCGAGACAAAATAA
- a CDS encoding mechanosensitive ion channel domain-containing protein, with protein MRKILTIVLLSFLTLFGAEDNKTQEESIISLTNQILTLNNQIQIIKAQQKDTNSTKADNSNLAGLQKKKNDLLEKIPLYVMQIEVTQNDIDKFILQKNNLEKKVARLEKQLNKDAYVQSAIELEKMKIDYAYFSALINLEEIFKKGAKANSIKDVIDNGLLNLQTNSYVSIKELKDSLNETSSSYDNAFAELDLKKETDEEILIYLKNNADLLSSSMILSGLNLVDTVEYINKLTSINSAKFNVGKIVVIIVVFLFFVSLTRILAKLTYWLMSLIASGEGVKEAKDQIVDIIKKPISALLIIYALNICIGVGFYPVPVPLTLANIFSIVYIVAFSWLVLTILNGYGIVIIDKIAQKSRRKEVVNLVLKVVYVIVLIIALLLILQKLGFDISALIASLGIGGLAVAFAAKDIIANFFASVMMLFDNSFSQGDWIVCGDIEGTVVEVGFRKTTIRSFDNALIFVPNSKLASDPVRNWSRRKVGRRIRMLIGIEYGATTDEIKKCVDDIKTMLINHPDIAKSEDITAKKKGLKYRQSIVSVDDYAGYKSNLFVVVDDFADSSINILVYCFAKTIVWGEFLDVKQDVMLKIMDILKQNGLNFAFPSQSLYIESVKDKI; from the coding sequence ATGCGTAAAATTTTAACCATCGTCTTGCTCTCATTTTTAACTCTTTTTGGTGCCGAAGATAATAAAACGCAAGAAGAAAGCATCATAAGCCTAACAAATCAGATCTTAACTTTAAACAATCAAATCCAGATTATAAAAGCACAGCAAAAAGATACAAACTCAACAAAAGCTGATAACTCAAATTTAGCTGGACTTCAAAAGAAAAAAAATGACCTTTTGGAAAAGATTCCACTATATGTTATGCAGATTGAGGTAACTCAAAACGATATTGATAAATTTATTTTGCAAAAAAATAATTTAGAAAAAAAAGTAGCTAGATTAGAGAAGCAATTAAATAAAGATGCTTATGTTCAAAGTGCTATTGAGCTTGAGAAAATGAAGATAGATTATGCTTATTTCTCAGCTTTAATTAATCTTGAAGAGATATTTAAAAAGGGTGCTAAAGCAAACTCTATAAAAGATGTGATAGATAACGGACTTTTAAATTTACAAACAAATTCTTACGTCAGTATAAAAGAGCTAAAAGATTCGCTAAATGAGACTTCAAGCTCTTACGATAACGCATTTGCTGAGCTTGATTTAAAAAAAGAGACTGATGAGGAAATTTTAATCTATCTTAAAAATAATGCCGATCTTCTAAGTTCAAGCATGATCTTATCAGGGCTAAATTTAGTCGATACGGTCGAATATATAAATAAGCTAACTTCTATAAATTCGGCAAAATTTAACGTTGGTAAGATCGTAGTTATAATCGTAGTATTTTTATTTTTTGTCTCACTTACAAGAATTCTTGCCAAACTCACATACTGGCTTATGTCACTCATTGCATCGGGCGAAGGCGTAAAGGAGGCAAAGGATCAGATAGTAGATATCATTAAAAAGCCTATATCTGCACTTCTTATCATTTATGCACTAAATATTTGTATCGGTGTTGGCTTTTATCCAGTGCCAGTACCATTAACTCTAGCAAATATCTTCTCGATCGTATATATAGTCGCGTTTTCATGGCTTGTTTTAACCATCCTAAATGGTTATGGCATAGTAATAATCGATAAAATTGCTCAAAAAAGCAGACGAAAAGAGGTCGTAAATTTAGTTTTAAAAGTAGTCTATGTAATTGTATTAATAATCGCACTTTTACTAATTCTTCAAAAGCTTGGCTTTGATATATCAGCGCTCATAGCTTCACTTGGTATCGGTGGTCTTGCTGTTGCATTTGCCGCAAAAGATATCATCGCAAACTTCTTTGCTTCTGTCATGATGCTCTTTGATAACTCATTTTCGCAAGGAGACTGGATAGTTTGTGGTGATATAGAGGGCACTGTTGTTGAGGTTGGCTTTAGAAAGACGACTATTAGAAGTTTTGATAATGCTTTAATCTTTGTGCCAAACTCAAAACTAGCAAGTGATCCTGTTAGAAACTGGAGTAGAAGAAAAGTCGGTAGACGTATCAGAATGCTAATTGGCATTGAGTATGGAGCAACAACTGATGAGATTAAAAAATGTGTAGATGATATAAAAACTATGTTGATAAATCATCCAGATATTGCCAAAAGTGAGGATATAACAGCAAAGAAAAAAGGGCTAAAATATAGACAAAGTATAGTTTCAGTTGATGATTATGCTGGATATAAATCAAATTTATTTGTCGTAGTTGATGACTTTGCAGATAGCTCAATAAATATCTTAGTTTATTGTTTTGCAAAGACTATCGTTTGGGGAGAATTTTTAGATGTCAAACAAGATGTAATGCTAAAGATTATGGATATTTTAAAGCAAAATGGTCTAAATTTCGCATTCCCAAGCCAAAGCTTGTATATTGAAAGCGTCAAAGATAAAATTTAA
- a CDS encoding TRAP transporter large permease has translation MTIAFLFILLFALMLIGVPVAVSLGTSTVLTMIFFTDIDIATIPQLIFDGINKFSLMAIPMFILAGNLLSKGGSARRIIDFAKSMVGHLPGGLPMSAIFACIIFAAVSGSSPATVVAIGSIMFAAIKEAGYPKEYAVGGITTAGSLGILIPPSVVMIVYGVTAEVSIGKLFMAGVVPGLMLGAFMLVQTYVGAKKLGFKATKAEPFKVRVQKFAKAFWALLIVVVVIGGIYGGIFTPTEAAAASAVYALFISLFIYRDIKIKDLWDICLDSALTTAMIFFIIANAVVFAYLLTSEQIPQAIASMILDANIGMIGFLIFVNILLFIMGQFMEPSSVIMIMVPLLLPIATQLGVDPIHFGIILVVNMEIGMVTPPVGLNLFVASGLTNMNLKEVIMACLPWTLTLFFGLILVTYIPQISLWLPNIMYGN, from the coding sequence ATGACAATAGCATTTTTATTTATCCTGCTTTTTGCACTGATGCTAATAGGTGTGCCAGTCGCGGTTTCGCTAGGCACAAGCACCGTTTTAACAATGATATTTTTTACAGATATCGACATCGCTACGATCCCACAGCTAATTTTTGATGGCATCAATAAATTTTCGCTAATGGCGATACCGATGTTTATCTTGGCTGGAAATTTACTAAGTAAAGGTGGCTCAGCAAGACGTATCATCGACTTTGCAAAGTCTATGGTCGGACACTTGCCAGGTGGCTTGCCTATGAGTGCGATATTTGCCTGCATTATATTTGCAGCGGTATCTGGAAGCTCACCTGCGACGGTTGTAGCTATTGGCTCAATTATGTTTGCAGCTATAAAAGAGGCTGGCTATCCAAAAGAGTACGCAGTGGGCGGCATAACTACGGCTGGCTCGCTTGGAATTTTGATCCCACCTTCAGTTGTTATGATAGTTTATGGCGTAACTGCTGAGGTTAGTATCGGCAAGCTCTTTATGGCGGGCGTCGTGCCTGGTCTTATGCTTGGAGCTTTTATGCTCGTGCAAACCTATGTCGGAGCAAAAAAGCTTGGCTTTAAAGCGACTAAGGCTGAGCCATTTAAAGTAAGAGTGCAAAAATTTGCAAAAGCATTTTGGGCTCTTTTAATAGTCGTCGTGGTCATTGGCGGAATTTATGGAGGTATATTCACTCCGACTGAAGCTGCTGCGGCAAGTGCTGTTTATGCGCTATTTATCTCACTTTTCATATATAGAGATATAAAGATAAAAGACCTTTGGGATATCTGCCTAGACTCAGCCCTTACAACAGCTATGATTTTTTTTATCATCGCAAACGCCGTTGTTTTTGCATATTTGCTAACTAGCGAGCAGATCCCACAAGCGATCGCTTCGATGATACTTGATGCAAATATCGGCATGATAGGGTTCTTGATATTTGTAAATATCTTGCTCTTTATCATGGGTCAGTTTATGGAGCCTTCAAGCGTTATCATGATTATGGTGCCGCTCTTGCTTCCGATAGCTACGCAACTAGGCGTCGATCCTATTCACTTTGGTATCATCTTGGTTGTAAATATGGAGATAGGTATGGTGACCCCGCCTGTTGGACTAAATTTATTTGTCGCAAGCGGTCTTACAAATATGAACTTAAAAGAGGTCATCATGGCATGCTTGCCATGGACGCTAACCTTGTTCTTTGGCCTTATCTTGGTTACATATATACCGCAAATCTCACTTTGGTTGCCAAACATAATGTATGGAAATTAA
- a CDS encoding trans-sulfuration enzyme family protein codes for MKLDTLIVKGIEAKNNPNKAVIPPIFLASTFVQDDLENFQEFAYSRGNNPTKKAFDEIFAKVEGSKYAFSFGSGMAATAAALSLIKTGQKVLLNSNVYGGTYRYVTTVFESHGIKSEFIDDLNFLSEDDISDDVAAIFIETPSNPLLRVTDIARISKIAHKKGALVIVDNTFLTPYYQRVLDHGADIVVYSATKYIGGHADVIAGIVTLNDDALAEKIKFAKNTLGGIISPMDAYYLIRGLKTLSVRFDRQTQNAHKIIKFLQNNDAVSVVHFAGSYSEQEAKMQAAQASDIGALISFELDEKYDVNKFVKSLEIFDLAVSLGGVESLICRPATMTHEAFPKEVLDKIGIKQNLLRLAIGIENADDLIADLDQAFKKAKK; via the coding sequence ATGAAACTTGACACATTGATCGTAAAAGGCATCGAAGCTAAAAATAATCCAAATAAAGCTGTCATTCCGCCTATTTTTTTAGCAAGTACATTTGTGCAAGATGATCTTGAGAATTTTCAAGAATTTGCATATTCGCGTGGCAACAACCCTACAAAAAAAGCATTTGATGAAATTTTTGCAAAGGTTGAAGGCAGCAAATACGCTTTTAGCTTTGGTTCAGGCATGGCAGCAACAGCCGCGGCACTTAGCCTTATAAAAACTGGGCAAAAGGTCCTACTAAATAGTAACGTCTATGGCGGCACTTATAGATATGTCACGACCGTTTTTGAAAGCCACGGCATAAAGAGCGAATTTATAGACGATCTAAATTTTTTAAGCGAAGATGACATAAGCGACGATGTGGCGGCGATATTTATCGAAACTCCGTCAAATCCTCTCTTAAGAGTGACAGATATCGCTAGAATTTCAAAGATCGCTCACAAAAAAGGCGCTCTAGTCATCGTGGATAACACATTTTTAACGCCTTATTATCAAAGAGTACTTGATCATGGAGCTGATATCGTGGTTTATAGCGCTACAAAGTATATCGGCGGACACGCTGACGTGATCGCTGGTATCGTCACGCTAAACGACGATGCTTTGGCTGAGAAGATAAAATTTGCTAAAAACACGCTTGGTGGCATCATCAGTCCGATGGACGCATACTACCTAATACGTGGGCTTAAAACACTTAGCGTTAGGTTTGACAGACAAACACAAAATGCACATAAAATCATCAAATTTTTGCAGAATAATGACGCTGTTAGCGTTGTGCATTTTGCTGGCTCATATAGCGAGCAAGAGGCAAAAATGCAAGCAGCTCAAGCAAGCGACATTGGCGCGCTCATCTCATTTGAGCTTGATGAAAAATATGATGTAAATAAATTTGTAAAATCGCTAGAAATTTTTGATCTAGCAGTGAGCCTTGGTGGCGTAGAAAGCCTTATCTGCAGGCCTGCGACGATGACGCATGAGGCATTTCCAAAAGAGGTACTAGATAAGATCGGTATAAAGCAAAACTTGCTTCGATTAGCCATCGGTATCGAAAACGCTGATGATCTAATAGCGGATCTTGATCAAGCATTTAAAAAAGCAAAAAAATAA
- a CDS encoding GGDEF domain-containing protein, whose translation MTHDFVDQSSYKAIDDIYKTILDVMIATNALSLLLFMIIATPLLFICLLFIAAGILLRIKFDIKYRVLISLAFHLNIILLVTIIVTTMGWNTGIWIILVGVIFINYFLAFDSKSLTYIMAFLELILLILLYFIHKDEAPLIPSAIRGAIVICSIVFAFFIVLRLSMFADIITSSGYQQIRKETEELEKDSKHDFLTQLLNRRTIEKTLRFELIANKERSGNTNLVIMLGDIDNFKKINDTYGHDCGDEVLKDVASALKKSFRGKDYVCRWGGEEFLIILPDTKIEFIHEVSKRLKKQINNAKLPDKTPVTMTFGMLICANGVEVDFEQAITLVDKLLYEGKQNGKDRIELEILKKSSDA comes from the coding sequence TTGACACACGATTTTGTAGATCAAAGTAGTTATAAAGCGATCGATGATATCTATAAAACGATATTAGACGTTATGATAGCTACGAATGCACTATCTTTGTTGCTTTTTATGATCATAGCTACACCGCTACTTTTTATATGCTTATTATTTATAGCAGCTGGGATATTGCTTAGAATAAAATTTGACATAAAATATAGAGTATTAATATCTCTTGCATTTCACCTAAATATCATATTACTTGTTACTATTATTGTTACTACTATGGGTTGGAATACTGGAATTTGGATAATACTTGTTGGTGTAATTTTTATAAACTACTTCCTAGCGTTTGATTCAAAGAGCCTTACTTATATAATGGCATTTTTAGAATTAATCTTGCTTATACTTCTTTATTTTATTCATAAAGATGAGGCGCCGCTGATCCCATCAGCTATACGAGGGGCGATAGTTATATGCAGTATTGTTTTTGCTTTTTTTATTGTTTTAAGACTTTCAATGTTTGCAGATATTATCACTTCTAGTGGATATCAGCAAATAAGAAAAGAGACGGAAGAGCTTGAAAAGGACTCAAAGCATGATTTTTTAACGCAGCTTTTAAATAGAAGAACAATAGAAAAAACTTTAAGATTTGAACTAATTGCCAACAAGGAAAGAAGTGGTAATACAAATTTAGTCATAATGCTAGGCGATATTGATAATTTTAAAAAAATAAACGATACATATGGGCATGACTGTGGCGATGAGGTCTTAAAAGATGTAGCCAGTGCTTTAAAGAAATCATTTAGAGGCAAAGACTATGTTTGCCGCTGGGGTGGAGAAGAATTTTTGATAATCTTGCCTGATACAAAGATAGAATTTATCCACGAAGTGAGTAAAAGGCTTAAAAAACAGATAAATAACGCAAAACTTCCAGATAAAACTCCAGTTACTATGACCTTTGGCATGCTAATATGTGCAAATGGTGTTGAGGTGGATTTTGAGCAAGCCATAACTTTAGTAGATAAGCTACTTTACGAAGGCAAGCAAAATGGCAAAGACCGTATCGAATTAGAAATTTTAAAAAAGAGCTCGGATGCGTAG
- a CDS encoding MalY/PatB family protein produces MKYDFDTLISRDGTNSSKWRMKNDILPMWVADMDFKAAPEILNALQKRLDNGVFGYSFIPKEWNEAIKGWWKRRHDVSFENDWMCFCTGVIPAISTAIRRFSNPGDQILVQTPVYHVFFNCIKNNGREILSNDLIYKDGSYEIDFEDLEAKLAQPLTTMMLLCNPHNPIGKIWDKETLKKIGELCYKHDVLVISDEIHCDITDPGLSYVPFISVSEECKNNSITCVSPTKAFNIAGLQSSAIITPNEQIRARINAAVNYDEIGEANAFAITATIAAFNDSQTWLDELRDYLFENKKIVINFIKEQNLPVKLLPSNATYLLWLDCSAFCEDSSDFMNFLRDKAGLWLNDGNAYRGDRFFLRMNIATQRARVLEGLKRLQNGINLYTSKK; encoded by the coding sequence ATGAAGTACGATTTTGATACGCTTATTAGCAGAGATGGCACTAACTCATCGAAGTGGCGAATGAAAAATGACATTTTGCCAATGTGGGTTGCTGATATGGATTTTAAGGCTGCACCTGAAATTTTAAATGCCCTACAAAAGCGTCTTGATAATGGCGTCTTTGGCTACTCATTTATTCCAAAAGAGTGGAACGAAGCGATCAAAGGCTGGTGGAAGAGGCGTCATGACGTTAGCTTTGAAAACGATTGGATGTGCTTTTGCACTGGTGTTATACCAGCGATTTCAACTGCTATTAGAAGATTTAGTAATCCAGGAGATCAAATTTTAGTTCAAACTCCTGTCTATCACGTATTTTTTAACTGCATTAAAAATAATGGCCGTGAAATTTTATCAAATGACCTTATCTATAAAGATGGCTCTTATGAGATTGATTTTGAAGACCTTGAAGCAAAGCTAGCGCAGCCGCTAACAACTATGATGCTCCTTTGCAATCCTCACAATCCAATAGGAAAAATTTGGGACAAAGAGACGCTTAAAAAGATAGGTGAGCTTTGCTATAAGCATGATGTTTTGGTTATCAGCGATGAGATCCACTGCGACATAACTGATCCTGGGCTAAGCTACGTGCCATTTATCAGCGTTAGCGAAGAGTGCAAAAATAACTCAATCACATGCGTCTCACCTACAAAAGCCTTTAATATAGCTGGACTTCAAAGCTCAGCCATCATCACGCCAAATGAGCAGATACGTGCCAGAATAAATGCGGCTGTAAATTATGATGAGATAGGTGAGGCAAACGCATTTGCAATAACTGCGACAATAGCGGCATTTAACGATAGCCAAACATGGCTTGATGAACTTAGGGATTATCTCTTTGAAAACAAAAAAATCGTTATAAATTTCATAAAAGAGCAAAATTTGCCAGTAAAGCTTCTGCCTTCAAATGCGACTTATCTTTTATGGCTTGATTGCAGCGCGTTTTGCGAGGATTCGAGCGACTTTATGAATTTCTTGCGTGACAAAGCTGGACTTTGGCTAAATGATGGCAATGCTTACAGGGGAGATAGATTTTTCCTCCGTATGAATATCGCAACCCAAAGAGCCAGAGTGCTTGAAGGGCTAAAACGCTTACAAAATGGTATAAATTTATACACTTCAAAAAAATAA
- a CDS encoding DIP1984 family protein, giving the protein MKLAQALILRADTQKRLEQLKGRLLDNAKIQENERPSEDPKLLLKELDRLSDELFRLILAINLTNSSAKFEGVSLTEMIAKKDTLSQKASVLREFAKSASQKVDLYSNSEIKILSSVDVATLQKQIDELSKEIRELDMKLQEANWQVDLVE; this is encoded by the coding sequence ATGAAATTAGCTCAGGCTCTCATTTTAAGGGCCGATACACAAAAACGCTTAGAGCAGCTAAAAGGTAGGTTGCTTGATAATGCAAAAATACAAGAAAATGAAAGACCTAGCGAAGATCCAAAGCTTCTTTTAAAAGAGCTTGATAGGCTAAGCGATGAGCTATTTAGGCTGATCTTGGCTATAAATTTAACAAACTCAAGTGCAAAATTTGAAGGCGTGAGTCTAACTGAAATGATCGCTAAAAAAGATACACTAAGCCAAAAAGCAAGCGTGCTTAGGGAATTTGCCAAAAGTGCAAGCCAAAAGGTCGATCTTTACTCAAATAGTGAGATAAAAATTTTAAGTAGTGTTGATGTAGCCACGCTCCAAAAGCAAATAGACGAGCTATCAAAAGAGATCAGAGAGCTAGATATGAAGCTACAAGAGGCAAACTGGCAAGTTGATCTTGTAGAGTAA
- a CDS encoding TRAP transporter small permease, with translation MKNFINALDILIVSLNKTIAVLGLASGTLLAFANVVARYFFDKSWSWASELSNYLFIWSAFFAAAYGFNKGIHVSVTILVEKFPPALAKACLLFSHILTTVFLIFIAVYSVDYLKILHEIEQMIIDLGIPQWVPMLVLPIAFVTASYRSAEKAIKVALTPAAKVVSNEAHELAHGSVVKD, from the coding sequence ATGAAAAATTTCATTAACGCTCTTGATATATTGATAGTATCGCTAAATAAGACTATCGCCGTTTTAGGGCTAGCTAGTGGAACGCTACTAGCCTTTGCCAACGTCGTGGCCAGATACTTTTTCGACAAAAGCTGGTCATGGGCGAGCGAGCTATCAAACTACCTCTTCATTTGGTCGGCGTTTTTTGCCGCAGCGTATGGCTTTAACAAGGGCATCCACGTGAGCGTAACTATCTTGGTGGAGAAATTTCCACCAGCGCTTGCGAAAGCGTGCCTGCTCTTTTCGCACATCTTAACAACTGTCTTTTTGATATTTATCGCGGTTTATTCGGTGGATTATCTTAAAATTTTACACGAGATCGAGCAGATGATAATAGACCTTGGCATACCTCAATGGGTCCCTATGCTAGTGCTTCCAATAGCCTTTGTCACAGCTAGCTACCGCTCTGCTGAAAAAGCTATCAAAGTAGCTCTAACTCCTGCAGCAAAGGTCGTAAGCAACGAAGCGCACGAGCTAGCTCATGGTAGCGTAGTCAAAGACTAA